In Vigna angularis cultivar LongXiaoDou No.4 chromosome 8, ASM1680809v1, whole genome shotgun sequence, the DNA window AGAATCGAGTTTAGGCTTAACCTTGGACAATGAGTTCTCAACACTGCCATTGTTTTGGTGGAGATGGGTACAGAGGGTATCGACCATGCCCATTCGGTGGGTGGAGAAAGGAAGAGTTTTGAGTGCGTCGCAACGCGAGAAAAGCCGAAACTTTACAAATTGGGGCATAGGGTTAGTGGacgagaaagaaaaaggaagaacgACGAAGGTTGCGTGAAACAGAAAAGGGTCTAATTGATTTGATTACCAGTGCCTGTGTATGTGAGGACGAGACTCCATCAGCCAAGAAATGAGTTGAGTTGGTTCCTTCCTCCTTCTCACACCGCTTCCAAATTCAATGGTTTTTTCAAACATCCTCTGgataaaaatcaaaagatactaaatatttattgtttagtttgacaaaaatctataattttttatttatgtaaacaatttaaagtatatattatttagatagagtaacatcccaaaatacagtaataaccataatttagaattgattacaattaacagttaaacCATACAATCTTACACTAATAACAATTATCCCAAAATCGGACATGCTTAAGTACAGAGATAAATACCATACAGcagtatttcaaagtttaaagacaaacggttttacaaacttcaaccgaacgtccaaaaagcTAAACAGAAAAACTAAAGGCTACaacttaacgagcgctctagggctcggctttaacctctacttcgaccagattggcgtcctccaaattttcttcttccaatgtTTCTTCAAGaaacgcctctccgtctgctcacatccacagggatgatcattgcatagacaagacggaCATACAGgtacgaacgacaacacaaggaaaaaataacacagggtaagcttattgaatttaattcacaagtcaTTCATACACATCAACATATCAGCATTTATATTAATATCACAATACATACTATCATTCAAAACTCTCATAAGACaaaccgtccggactgtatgattctatgtatctacaggcgttcttgcacccaggtgatgtagtaactggaaacgtccatcagctgccacccgaagttagccctatcagtccaaagtactcagaaggactaggacctcctgccgttcccacataTGACCTGGCCTCCTCTAtgtgaggacgagcactcacggaacatcaggatgaactgccatcagtaGCTTTACCATAGTCATACTATACAATTCCCAATATTCAAtacaagagtcgttcctccacggaacgctcgtccaaattccACAACCATAGTTCCACCTCAAATACTGTTCATTCTCAATAACTTTCCAACTTAACATCATTTTCATACTCcattttagtttcataaaaagacgagcgttcagtccccttcataatgaggacgaacgttaacatGATACAGAGAAGTACTCGTttctgaaagaaagaaaacgaacGTCTTTCCAAAGACGGACGTCatgaccacttgaatcagttaaatgaactgattctagAACGATTCAAAcgatacttagaataatttaaaggtttaatcattcactaagtccctattttcgcatggaatctcaatttcgtccctttctttctgaaaatctcaattgggtcccaattttatgaaaattgcaacaaatcgatcctttccgttaatttggctggacggcgttaaaaatattgatgagtgaatgctgagatgacgaacgagcgctcgtccagcagcgaacgagcgctcgtccagcagcgaacgaacgctcgtccagcagcgaacgagcgctcgaccaccgaacgaacggtcgtccagtgtggaacgaacggttgtccagcagtaagaggtcgacgagcgttcgttctctggtggacaaccgttcgttccacactggacgaccgttcgttcggtggtcgagcgctcgttcgctgctggacgagcgctcgttcgctgctggacgagcgctcgttcgtcatctcagcattcactcatcaatttttttaacgccgtttgacactatttaacggaaaggatcgatttgttgcaattttcataaaattgggacccaattgagattttcagaaagaaagggacgaaattgagattccatgcgaaaatagggacttagtgaatgattaaacctaatttaaattcaagaacTTTAGATCGAATCCAAATGAATAAAGACATCGCAAGACTTTTAGATGTTGATACCGGATacgaatttataaaagataCTAACCGCcggtcaatgaccgaacgcggtaatagatatttattaactgtttggacgaacgctatttacatACGTGTGGTAATCAAgtgtaaggacgagcgttcggtataagaccgagcgccactcataacgaacgctttgggtcgagacccatctcTGATACGGAATATTAATAGAATTAGAAATTTATAAGGTAATCATAGGGAAGAGAATTATTTAGGAATGACTAAGTATATAAAGTTGTATTTTTCCAagcttctcaatttctcacataacactcagagcacctacgtttggccgaacgctcaaacgtaagactaatataagagggcgttcgtcctaactcagtattctttccaaatgaaagaattctgtttTCAAGGGAAGTActaaataccgaacggtcaaagaccgttcgatAGCGAACGTGCATTATCATAgcatttcatatttaaaatctcACTTAcagtaaactcatttttcagtataaacctTCATGCATTTAActactcatatcatagcacatttcataaatttcatatatcatcTCATCATCCAGATCATACACCAAAGATCAATAATACAGATTTCATACTTCATAAATTCACATACTTCATACAGCACAACACATAcacatgaattaaacttaataagcttcccttacctggatcagtagtgaacgaacgtcctaacgtgCAAATCTGGATTCGCCCACTATCACTTCTATCCTCAGACCACTCAACTCTTGCGAACTAAAACCATTTAcagaatcaaaatttgattcagATAAAGAGAATGCATGTAACCAGATTTGGTTTTGCATGAAACCTAATAATGAACAACTAAGGGACGAACTTACCAGATCCAAAACTTGAACTTGTTCGGTTTGACGGAAAGCTTAGGACGTCTGGATTacttctacggtttctgaaattggatcggagaagaagaaagtgagttatggtagagagaagatggaggttctagagagaaggtagagaatttGGGAATCAagagtttggggaagaagacgAAGCATGCAGAAGAGTGGGAAGAGTGTTTTTCAGAAAATCAATTTCTCTCCCCAcgtaggacgagcgtccattcgcctgctgccacttggattcAACTAACGTTTTCGAAtgttccaaagtgacacttggTAGTTGCATGCAGAGTgggtgtgagtgcgttttaatgacaCTGCACGTGTGGCGCGGTGCATTTAATGGTGCTCAGAATGTGGGGGGTTTGGGTGCGTTTCTTAATAAAATCTGAACAGGGTTTTTAGGCATTAAAGACATGATTTGACAGGTGGAAGCTGTTTAAGTTTTCGAGACCTCACAGATAGTTTTTagaaactttaatttaaaaaatataattagattttaGTGGACCAGgaattataaacaattatagttgacacttataaatatatacaatttatttgtattatttatcattattgtaATGATTTAGGATTATTTGGGATAATCCGCAGGAATCGTAGCAGAAGGGTATTTAAAGTTGAAAGGAGAAAGATGAAATGGGATAGGGAACGAGTGCGACAATGAAAATTGGGAGTGAAATAGATAGAGAATAGAAGACAATAGAAGAGACTAGATGGGGAAATCGGGATCAACCCCTGTCACTGCCTCTGCAAAGGTTCACCCTTCCAACGATCCCGAACTGGACCCGGACTCTTACGCCCTCGAGAAGTTCAGACTCTACGAAACCAGAGCAGTAATTATCCATTCATTCGTCACGCAATAATATTTTACACAACCGATTAAATTAACCTATTTTGAAATTGCAATCGCAATCGCAGAGGTTCTACCTGATCAGAAGTGATCGGAGCAAGAGGTTCTTCTGAGTGTTGAAAATCGATCGATCAGAGTCGTCGGATCTGAATATCCGCCAAGACCCCGTCCTGTATTCACCCCAGGAGATCAAGAGCTTGCTTCAACGGATTGCTGAGGGTAACAGAGCCACTGACGGCCTCACTTTCGTCGCCAAGGTTTTCGGAATTGCTGGTTAgtacctctctctctctcttctctctttctgtCTCATCATGTGTATATACATGTGTACTATATATATCTCAACCAATTTCTCTATCCTTTCAAGGCTGCATCAAGTTTCTCGAGTCTTACTACTTGATTCTCGTTACTAAACGTAGACAGATTGGTGCTATATGTGGCCATGCAATCTATAACATCAAGGAGAGCCAATTGATAACCATTCCACATGTTTCAATCAAATCTGATTTAGCTCACTCTAAGACTGAGCTCAGGTAGATAACCCTTCCAAAACGTTTACCACATCTAACAACATCAGTTTCTTACCATCACCACGTCTCATTGCAGGTACAAAAAGCTTTTGTCTAGTGTCGATTTGACCAAGGATTTTTCCTATAGTTACACTTACCCTATAATGCAAAGTTTGCAAAAGAACGTTTCTCCTAGCGAAGACGGAGGGATGTCGTATGATAAAGAGATTCGTTTACGGTGAATAATAGCAaaactcattctttcatttttgtttctatcttttgagtgttttcttgttaggttccaaacccaggaacctaacaattggtccgacctgccggatatCCTTAGGAGAGGGGTCAAGAATGGATCAAGAAGTGGTCAAGAAAGGGGGAagcatggaaggaagagacaatTCTTGGGAAAGGAGGATTAGTGAACAGAAAAGGGAGCTAGCAGAATGGAGAAGAAATATGCAAGAAATGCGGCAGGAAACCAGCGAACTCTTGCGAGTTCTTAGAGGAAGGGTGTGGAACCAGGAAAAGGGATTAGAAGGCAGTCCAGGGTTTGTAGATGAAGATCAACATACTGTTAACGAGAATCAGAGAAGGAGAAGGGAGAGCTCGGGGGAGGAACGAGAGCGAAGACAAAGGGGGGAAAAATTAAACGCACTAGAAGGAAGAATGGAGGAACGAATGGCGGCAATGGAGCCGTCAATGCATGGACGAAAGGCGGAGATGGAGTCGTCAAGGGAGGAAATGAAGGTGAAAACGGCGGCAGTTCGACAAGACTCGGCAGCCACACGCCAGGATCTTCAAGAAGTGAGGCGATTATCGGGGGGACGACACCGCATTCAAGGGGAACTATCTGACGACGGTCAGACGCCTGTGAACGCCAATAGGAGTACGAGACGCAAGGACGAAATTGGGGGTGGAGAAGGTGAGTGGTTCAATTGGAGAAAGAGGGTGGAGCTGCCCGTGTTCGAAGGATTAGATACATTGAACTGGATCAATTGGGCGGAGCGATTCTTCGAATTTCAAGGAGTAGAGGAAGAGGAGAAGGTACGATTAGCATATGTGAGCATGGAGGGGAGCGTTGGCTACTGGTTCAAAGCTtggaaggagaaagccaagaatTTTTCATGGGATGGTTTGAAGGAAGCCTTGGTGATAAGGTTTGGAACCATTGTTGAGCGGTTGACAGCATTGAGACAGACGGGGACGGTGGACGAGTATGTACAATACTTCAAGATATTGGCGGGTCGAACAAAGAGGGTACCGGACAAGCAACTGTTGGGATATTTTCTTGTGGGATTGAAAGAGGACATCCGGAATCAAGTCCAACAGCATGAACCGCAGGAATGGATGGTGGCGATGCGGATCGCAAGGGATGTTGGGGAGTTCCAAAGAGTTGCCGAACGGTCTGAGGACAAGTGTTATAGCCCATACCGATCGGGAGTGGCCGAGCAGTCTAAGGCCATAGAAGAACAATTGTCTGGGGGACGAACGTGCGGTGAGGTGACACGGTTCGAGGCCAATTGCTATAAACCAAGCAGATCGAAAGTTGCCGAGCAGTCTGAGGACAAGTGCTACAACCCATGCCGATCGGGAGTGGCCGAGCGGTCCGAGGCCATAGAAGACAAGTTGTCTTAGAGACGAACGAACGGTGAGGTGACACGGTCCGAGGCCGATCGCTATAACCCAGGCCGATCGAGAGTTACCGAACGGTCGGAGGCCAAGCGCTATAGCCCAGGTCGATCGAGAGTGGCCGAGTGGTCGGTCGGATCCGAACAAGAGAAGACTGTTGGACCCAACGGGAGAGGCTTGACGAAGCCGAACGGGTTAGCACTAC includes these proteins:
- the LOC108344443 gene encoding uncharacterized protein LOC108344443, with amino-acid sequence MDQEVVKKGGSMEGRDNSWERRISEQKRELAEWRRNMQEMRQETSELLRVLRGRVWNQEKGLEGSPGFVDEDQHTVNENQRRRRESSGEERERRQRGEKLNALEGRMEERMAAMEPSMHGRKAEMESSREEMKVKTAAVRQDSAATRQDLQEVRRLSGGRHRIQGELSDDGQTPVNANRSTRRKDEIGGGEGEWFNWRKRVELPVFEGLDTLNWINWAERFFEFQGVEEEEKVRLAYVSMEGSVGYWFKAWKEKAKNFSWDGLKEALVIRFGTIVERLTALRQTGTVDEYVQYFKILAGRTKRVPDKQLLGYFLVGLKEDIRNQVQQHEPQEWMVAMRIARDVGEFQRVAERSEDKCYSPYRSGVAEQSKAIEEQLSGGRTCGEVTRFEANCYKPSRSKVAEQSEDKCYNPCRSGVAERSEAIEDKLS